The following coding sequences lie in one Chloroflexota bacterium genomic window:
- a CDS encoding sugar transferase, translating to MTECETPITSSSEQYQHGTRLRAALWENNSPPSLRIQAEVYQLHLETIGHPPRGSWAKRGFDFLLSLVVLVISAPIWLLISALIWLEDPGPIFFIKNSVGKGGKNFYQLKFRTMQKDAESTTGPVMARVNDGRTLRIGRFLRKTALDELPQLVNIFLGQMSFVGPRPQRTVLVYEYLQNMPEFAERHRVLPGLAGLAQVVGSYYITPRQKLRFDRIYARHASLGFDIKLIILALLIVFYLRWKPGWNGRIPRRWVRFGTK from the coding sequence ATGACTGAGTGCGAAACTCCAATTACGTCGTCATCCGAACAATACCAGCACGGTACGCGTCTGCGTGCGGCCCTTTGGGAGAATAACTCCCCGCCATCGCTGCGCATTCAGGCTGAGGTGTATCAACTGCATCTTGAAACCATCGGTCATCCGCCGCGTGGGAGTTGGGCAAAACGCGGTTTTGATTTTCTGCTCTCATTGGTGGTATTGGTAATCTCAGCCCCGATTTGGTTGTTGATTTCAGCTCTGATTTGGCTGGAAGACCCCGGTCCGATTTTCTTCATCAAAAACTCGGTTGGCAAAGGGGGGAAGAACTTTTATCAACTAAAATTCCGCACCATGCAAAAGGATGCCGAAAGCACAACCGGCCCGGTGATGGCGCGCGTCAATGATGGTCGCACGTTGCGCATTGGGCGATTTTTACGCAAAACGGCATTGGATGAACTCCCTCAGTTGGTCAATATTTTTCTCGGGCAGATGTCATTTGTCGGCCCGCGCCCACAGCGCACAGTGTTGGTGTATGAATATTTGCAAAATATGCCTGAATTTGCCGAGCGTCATCGCGTGCTGCCTGGCCTGGCAGGTCTGGCGCAGGTAGTGGGCAGTTACTACATCACCCCGCGCCAAAAACTGCGCTTCGACCGCATCTACGCTCGCCATGCCAGCCTTGGTTTCGATATTAAATTAATTATTTTAGCTCTGCTGATTGTCTTCTATTTGCGCTGGAAGCCCGGCTGGAATGGGCGCATTCCGCGCCGCTGGGTCAGGTTTGGTACGAAATAG